A genomic segment from Deinococcus sp. YIM 77859 encodes:
- a CDS encoding catalase — MSDHDKLPEHNTAAQGVGGTQDARMTAEETPRTLTTRQGHPVTNNQNMRTVGNRGPATMENYHFLEKLSHFNRERIPERVVHARGAGAHGYFEAYGKVGDEPISRYTRAKLFQEPGKRTPVFVRFSTVGHGGHSPETLRDPRGFAVKFYTEDGNWDLVGNNLKVFFIRDAIKFPDLIHSQKPDPVTNIQSQERIFDFFAGTPEATHMITLLYSPWGIPANYRQMQGSGVNTYKWVNDRGEAVLVKYHWEPLQGIRNLTQEEAEKIQAKNFNHATQDLYEAIERGDYPQWELFVQLMPDGEHPELDFDPLDDTKIWPKEQFPWLPVGRMTLNRNPENYFAEVEQAAFGTGVLVDGLDFSDDKMLVGRTFAYSDTQRYRVGPNYLQLPINAPKKHVATNQRDGQMTYRVDTAPGQNPHVNYEPSLLNGLVEAPRSHPDHTPFIQGHLVRQSIDRTNNFKQAGEQYRAFEDWEREELIKNLSLALKDVSEPIRERMLEYFTQADPDYGRRVREGIEQARQSDAQKKEQAVQQAEARSREAQPY, encoded by the coding sequence ATGAGCGATCACGACAAGCTCCCGGAACACAACACGGCGGCCCAGGGTGTGGGCGGCACCCAGGACGCCCGCATGACCGCCGAGGAGACCCCGCGGACCCTGACCACACGGCAGGGCCACCCGGTCACCAACAACCAGAACATGCGGACGGTGGGCAACCGCGGCCCAGCGACCATGGAGAACTACCACTTCCTGGAAAAGCTCTCGCATTTCAACCGCGAGCGCATTCCGGAGCGGGTGGTGCACGCGCGCGGCGCCGGGGCGCACGGGTACTTCGAGGCGTATGGCAAGGTGGGTGACGAGCCCATCAGCCGGTACACCCGCGCCAAGCTCTTCCAGGAACCCGGCAAGCGGACCCCAGTCTTTGTGCGCTTCTCGACGGTGGGGCACGGGGGGCACTCGCCGGAGACGCTGCGGGACCCGCGCGGCTTCGCGGTGAAGTTCTACACCGAAGACGGCAACTGGGACCTGGTGGGCAACAACCTCAAGGTGTTTTTCATCCGTGACGCGATCAAGTTTCCCGACCTGATTCACTCGCAAAAGCCCGATCCAGTCACCAACATCCAGAGCCAGGAGCGCATCTTCGACTTCTTCGCGGGCACTCCGGAAGCCACCCACATGATCACCCTGCTGTATTCGCCCTGGGGTATTCCGGCCAACTACCGCCAGATGCAGGGCTCGGGGGTGAATACCTACAAGTGGGTGAATGACCGGGGCGAGGCAGTCCTCGTCAAGTACCACTGGGAGCCCCTCCAGGGCATTCGCAACCTCACCCAGGAGGAAGCGGAAAAAATCCAGGCCAAGAACTTTAACCACGCCACCCAAGACCTGTACGAGGCGATTGAGCGCGGCGACTATCCCCAGTGGGAGCTCTTCGTGCAGCTCATGCCCGACGGCGAACACCCCGAACTGGACTTTGACCCCCTCGACGACACCAAGATCTGGCCGAAAGAGCAGTTCCCCTGGCTGCCGGTGGGCCGCATGACCCTCAACCGCAACCCCGAGAACTACTTCGCAGAGGTCGAGCAGGCTGCCTTCGGCACGGGCGTGCTGGTGGACGGGCTGGACTTTAGTGACGACAAGATGCTGGTCGGCCGCACCTTCGCCTACTCGGACACCCAGCGCTACCGCGTGGGCCCCAACTACCTGCAACTGCCCATCAACGCGCCCAAAAAGCACGTGGCGACCAACCAGCGCGACGGCCAGATGACGTACCGGGTGGACACCGCGCCCGGCCAGAACCCGCACGTGAACTACGAGCCCTCGCTGCTGAACGGTCTGGTAGAAGCCCCGCGCAGCCACCCCGACCACACGCCCTTTATCCAGGGTCACCTCGTGCGCCAGAGCATCGACCGCACCAACAACTTCAAGCAGGCGGGCGAGCAGTACCGCGCCTTTGAGGACTGGGAACGCGAGGAGCTGATCAAGAATCTCTCCCTGGCCCTCAAAGACGTGTCGGAGCCCATCCGCGAGCGGATGCTGGAGTACTTCACCCAAGCCGATCCCGACTACGGCCGCCGCGTGCGCGAAGGCATCGAACAGGCCCGCCAGAGTGACGCCCAGAAAAAGGAGCAGGCTGTGCAGCAGGCCGAAGCGCGCAGCCGCGAGGCCCAGCCCTACTGA
- a CDS encoding M20 family metallopeptidase produces MTQMVERGTLRDQLVAWRRHLHMNPEVGFEEHETAAYIEGELRKMPGLTVTRPTATSVLAVLKGGKPGRTVLLRADIDALPIEEENTFEFRSRKPGVMHACGHDGHTAILLGVASLLAESAQEVPGEIRMIFQHAEEIGPGGAEELVMETNLMDGVDVVTGLHLNSQLPVGVVAVKPGAFMAAPDSLHLTIRGRGGHGAHPEQTVDPIAVGAQVVTNLQHVVSRNVAALDALVVSITSFHAGTTHNVIPDTAVLQGTVRSFDPELRQRAPRLIERVIRGVCEAHGATYELKYEFGYRPVINTDWVAAQLKEIALATVGSEHYQDAQPTMGGEDFSAYLQKAPGAYFNVGAGSDAADSRWPHHHPRFTIDEDSLVTGVQMLQAAALRLAQPE; encoded by the coding sequence ATGACCCAAATGGTGGAGAGGGGAACGCTCCGTGACCAGCTTGTCGCGTGGCGGCGGCACCTGCATATGAACCCGGAAGTCGGCTTCGAGGAGCACGAGACGGCGGCGTACATCGAGGGCGAGCTGCGCAAGATGCCGGGCCTCACGGTGACCCGCCCCACGGCGACCAGCGTGCTGGCGGTCCTGAAGGGTGGGAAGCCGGGCCGCACGGTGCTGCTGCGCGCCGATATCGACGCCCTCCCCATCGAGGAGGAGAACACCTTCGAGTTCCGCTCGCGGAAGCCGGGGGTGATGCACGCCTGTGGCCACGACGGGCACACGGCGATCCTGCTGGGCGTGGCCAGCCTTCTCGCCGAGAGCGCCCAGGAGGTGCCGGGCGAAATCCGCATGATCTTCCAGCACGCCGAGGAGATCGGGCCGGGCGGCGCGGAGGAACTCGTCATGGAGACGAACCTGATGGACGGCGTGGACGTGGTGACGGGGCTGCACCTCAATTCTCAGCTTCCGGTCGGGGTGGTGGCGGTGAAGCCGGGCGCGTTTATGGCCGCACCCGATAGCCTGCACCTCACCATCCGCGGTCGGGGCGGGCACGGCGCGCACCCCGAGCAGACGGTAGACCCCATCGCGGTGGGTGCGCAGGTCGTCACGAACCTTCAGCACGTGGTCAGCCGAAATGTGGCGGCGCTCGACGCGCTTGTCGTCTCCATCACGTCCTTTCACGCGGGGACCACCCACAACGTCATTCCCGATACGGCGGTGTTGCAGGGCACGGTGCGGTCCTTTGATCCCGAGCTGCGGCAGCGCGCACCGAGGCTGATCGAGCGGGTGATCCGGGGCGTGTGTGAGGCACACGGCGCGACGTACGAGCTGAAGTACGAGTTCGGTTACCGTCCCGTCATCAACACCGACTGGGTGGCCGCGCAGCTCAAGGAGATCGCGCTGGCGACGGTGGGAAGCGAACACTACCAGGACGCGCAGCCCACGATGGGCGGCGAGGACTTCAGTGCCTACCTGCAAAAGGCTCCCGGCGCGTACTTCAATGTGGGTGCGGGCAGCGACGCGGCCGACAGCCGCTGGC
- a CDS encoding Fur family transcriptional regulator codes for MSSATQQLQHLLEHAGLRVTQPRLRLLEFFARSSGHFTPEEIWDRLRASGHPISIATLYQNLKTFSEHGLIGEMIGQNGEVRYDTNLEPHAHLVCLRCGRLADITLELPDLRPRGQAQGWLVAQTRVDLQGLCPECQEADLPAP; via the coding sequence ATGTCAAGCGCCACACAGCAACTTCAGCACCTCCTGGAACACGCCGGGCTGCGGGTCACGCAGCCGAGGTTGCGGCTGCTGGAGTTTTTTGCGCGCAGCAGCGGTCACTTCACCCCTGAGGAGATCTGGGACCGCCTGCGCGCCTCCGGTCATCCCATCAGCATCGCCACGCTGTACCAGAACCTCAAGACCTTCAGCGAGCACGGGCTGATCGGAGAGATGATCGGGCAAAACGGGGAGGTGCGCTACGATACCAACCTCGAGCCTCACGCGCATCTGGTCTGCCTGCGCTGCGGCCGCCTCGCGGACATCACCCTGGAGTTGCCGGACCTGCGGCCCCGCGGTCAGGCACAGGGGTGGTTGGTGGCCCAGACGCGGGTGGATTTGCAGGGTCTATGCCCAGAATGCCAGGAAGCAGACCTGCCCGCCCCCTAG
- a CDS encoding FAD-binding oxidoreductase, whose product MELRSGTAFWPLKNGLLYTYPPLGQNERADVLVIGAGITGALVADALTEAGLDVVVLDRRDAGFGSTSASTALLQYEIDTNLVDLTRMIGQRDAERAYLLCRDAIDRLEALTRTLPDNCGFQRPGSLYYASRSRDSRLLQAEYAARTRAGLQVEFLSGPEVQERFGLRAPAALFSPAGAQLDPYRLTQHLLQRVQARGARVYDRTEVTELEATQNGYVAHTARAARVQARRVVVAAGYEAERFAGQRLARLKNTYALVTEPLPEAQKPWPTSCLIWETARPYLYARTTAEGRILIGGEDDDHHSPARRDRRLPAKQRRLERRLEKLLPGLKTEVAFAWAGTFGETPDGLAFIGPQPGNPCLLFALGYGGNGITYSVQAARLLTDHLLGRPAPDLRLFRLDR is encoded by the coding sequence ATGGAGTTGCGTAGCGGCACGGCGTTTTGGCCCCTTAAGAACGGTCTCCTTTACACCTATCCGCCCTTAGGGCAAAACGAGCGGGCCGACGTGCTGGTGATTGGAGCGGGGATCACGGGTGCGCTGGTGGCCGACGCTCTGACCGAGGCGGGACTGGACGTGGTGGTGCTTGACCGCCGGGACGCCGGATTCGGCAGCACGAGTGCCAGCACAGCTCTCCTCCAGTACGAGATCGACACGAACCTGGTGGACCTGACCCGGATGATCGGCCAGCGGGATGCCGAGCGGGCCTACCTGCTGTGCCGCGACGCCATCGACCGGCTGGAGGCGCTTACCCGAACGCTTCCGGACAACTGCGGGTTTCAGCGGCCGGGCAGCCTGTACTACGCCTCCCGTTCGCGTGACAGCCGTCTGCTGCAGGCCGAGTACGCCGCCCGCACCCGCGCCGGACTCCAGGTCGAATTCCTGAGCGGGCCGGAGGTACAGGAGCGCTTCGGCCTGCGAGCACCAGCCGCCCTCTTCAGCCCCGCCGGCGCGCAGCTTGACCCCTACCGCCTCACCCAGCACCTGCTGCAGCGGGTGCAGGCGCGGGGCGCACGGGTCTACGACCGCACCGAGGTCACTGAGCTGGAGGCCACCCAGAACGGGTACGTGGCGCACACCGCCCGCGCAGCCCGCGTGCAGGCGCGGCGTGTGGTGGTGGCCGCCGGCTACGAGGCCGAGCGCTTTGCCGGCCAGCGCCTGGCGCGGCTCAAGAACACCTACGCCCTGGTGACCGAACCCCTGCCGGAAGCGCAGAAGCCCTGGCCGACCAGCTGCCTGATCTGGGAGACGGCCCGGCCCTACCTGTATGCCCGCACAACCGCCGAAGGCCGCATTCTCATTGGAGGAGAGGACGACGACCACCACAGCCCGGCGCGGCGTGACCGCAGGCTTCCTGCCAAACAGCGCCGGCTGGAACGGCGGCTCGAAAAGCTGCTCCCGGGGCTCAAGACAGAGGTTGCCTTTGCCTGGGCCGGAACCTTTGGCGAGACGCCGGACGGCCTGGCCTTTATTGGACCGCAGCCGGGGAATCCCTGCCTGCTGTTTGCCCTGGGCTACGGGGGCAACGGGATCACCTACAGCGTTCAGGCGGCGCGCCTGCTGACGGATCACCTCCTGGGGCGGCCCGCGCCGGATCTGCGGCTTTTTCGTCTCGACCGCTGA